In Vitreoscilla filiformis, the genomic stretch ACCCCGGCTTCATGCAGGGTGGGCACATCGGGCAACAAGTCGTTGCGGCCATAGCTGGTGACGGCCACCGCCTTGATTCCCCCCATGCGGCCATTGCTGCGTTTGGCCAGCGTCACCGGCACCATGCCCATGTGGACTTGGCCGGCACGGATGGCATCCAAAATCTGCGGGCCGTTGTTGAACGGTACATGGCGAGCCTTGAGCCCCCCCTTGATGCCGAGAAACTCCATGCCCAAGTGCCCCACCGAGCCTGTTCCCTGGGAGCCGTACTGCCATTTGTCCCCGGCGATGCGGGCCGTGGCCAAAAACTCGGCGGCCGAAGCGGTGCTGGGCTCCCGGGCGGATGCGACCAACACCATGGCATCCTCGGAGGTGAACGCCACAGGTCGTAGATCGCGGGAGGGTTCGTAGGGCAGGCTCGGATCGACCGATTTGGCCACCGTCAACGTGTTACTCATGACGATGGCAAGGGTGTGGTTGTCCGTGGACTTGGCCACGCGCACCGCCGCTTGGGTGCCCGCTTTGCCTTCTGCCATCTCCACTTTGACAGCTTGACCCATCACGCGTGACATGGGTTCGGCCAGCGTGCTGGCCAGCACTTCCGACACGCTGCCTTTGGCGAAACCGATCACCAAGGTGATGGGCTGGTTGGGCCAGGCTTCAGGTGCTGCGTGGGCGGTCAGGGGCAGGGCCAGGCCAGCCATTGCGCAGCGCAGCAGGGTTCGCCGATGGAGGATGTGTGAATCGTTCATGAACCAGTTGTTGCAATGAGACACATCCCGCACAGTATCGGATTTTTTGCCGGAGGACGGGGGGTTGTGTCAAGCTGGCACAGCCTGAAATGCAGGACGGGCACGCTCAGGCTCGCGTCAGCGTCATTTGGCCAGTTGGCGGATTTCGACAATGCCGCCCAGCAAGCGGTTTTCCCGCACGATTTCGCGGTTGACTTGCGCTGGGGTGGTGTCACGCGGAACATTGACGCCTTGCTGGCGCAGTTTGGTCACCCAGGGTTTGTCGTGCAGCACCCGATCCATCACCGCCACCATGTAACTGACTTGCGCCTCGGACCAGCGGCGCGGTGCCACCATGGCCGACCAAATGCGATGGTCAAAGCCAACCACGCCGCTTTCCCGAAGCGATGGGAG encodes the following:
- a CDS encoding Bug family tripartite tricarboxylate transporter substrate binding protein; the encoded protein is MNDSHILHRRTLLRCAMAGLALPLTAHAAPEAWPNQPITLVIGFAKGSVSEVLASTLAEPMSRVMGQAVKVEMAEGKAGTQAAVRVAKSTDNHTLAIVMSNTLTVAKSVDPSLPYEPSRDLRPVAFTSEDAMVLVASAREPSTASAAEFLATARIAGDKWQYGSQGTGSVGHLGMEFLGIKGGLKARHVPFNNGPQILDAIRAGQVHMGMVPVTLAKRSNGRMGGIKAVAVTSYGRNDLLPDVPTLHEAGVIGFDYRVWSAMVVPRRWSEAQVNYMVSVMERVLRDKEVDAKLRQQGVDIPSNITPAQVNREIVRETRLLGGIASIRNIAK